The Aquincola tertiaricarbonis genomic sequence GCGATGCGGAGCGCATGCTCATCGTCATGGACATCGAGCGCCTGATGAGCAGCCCCGACATGGGCCTGTTCGATTAAGCGCTAAGGCTGCCGCAGCACCTCCGCGCCCTTGGGCGCGGTGAAGCGGAAGGTGTCCTCCGGCAGCGCGACGTTGGTCTCGAAGCCGTCGAACTGCAGCACCGAGCGCTGGCCGAAGCCGTCGACGATCTCCACCGTCGCCAGCGTCTTGCCGCGGAAACCCACCCGCAGCGACTGGAAGGCGCCGTCCTTCTGCTTGGGCTGGGCCAGCGCCCAGTCCAGGCCGTTGGCGCTGGGCTGCGCGCTCAGGTCGAAGTCGGTGTCCAGCGACTTGCCGGCCAGCAGCGCCGCCGGCGTGGCGCCCAGCGCGGCCGACATCGGGCGCACGCTGACCTGGTTGAGGTCCACGTCGTGCAGCCACACCTGCTTGCCATCGCCCACGATCAACTGCTCGAAGGGCTTGGCATAGGCGAAGCGGAAGCGGTCGGGCCGCGAGAACTCGAAGCGGCCGCTGGACGTCTTCTTCTTCGCGCCATCGGGCGAGGTCACCGTCTGGGTGAAGGCGGCGCGGCCGCTCTTCACATCGCGCACGAACTCGCGCAGGGTGTCCACCGCATCGGCATGGGCCACGGTGGTGGCCACGCTCAGCACCAGCGCTGCCACCGGCGCCATCAGGGTTCGCAACATCGTCTTCGTCATTCTTCGCGGCGCGGCACCAGCAGGTCCCGGTTGCCGTTGGTGGCCATGCTGGATACGAGGCCCGACTTCTCCATTTGTTCCAGCAGGCGGGCGGCGCGGTTGTAACCGATGCGCAGGTGCCGCTGCACCAGCGAGATGGAGGCGCGCTTGTGCTGCAGCACGATGGCCACCGCCTGGTCGTACATCGGGTCGGCCTCGCCATTGGCTTCGCCGGGCGCGGGCGGCTCGCCGTCTTCGCCACCTTCCAGCGTGCCGCCTTCCAACAGGCCTTCGATGTAGTTGGGCTCGCCCTGGCTCTTGAGGTACTCGACCACGCGGTGCACTTCGTCGTCGCTGACGAAGGCGCCGTGCACGCGGATCGGCAGGCCGGTGCCGCTGGGCATGTAGAGCATGTCGCCCATGCCCAGCAGCGCCTCGGCGCCCATCTGGTCGAGGATGGTGCGGCTGTCGATCTTGCTGCTGACCTGGAAGCTCAGGCGGGTGGGGATGTTGGCCTTGATCAGGCCGGTGATCACGTCCACCGACGGACGCTGCGTGGCCAGGATCAGGTGGATGCCGGCGGCGCGCGCCTTCTGCGCCAGGCGGGCGATCAGCTCCTCGATCTTTTTGCCCACCACCATCATCAGGTCGGCCAGCTCGTCGATCACCACCACGATGTACGGCAGCCGCTCCAGCGGCTCCGGCTCTTCCGGCGTCAGGCTGAAGGGGTTGCCGATCTTCTCGCCGGCGGCGGTGGCCTCGTCGATCTTCTTGTTGTAGCCGGCCATGTTGCGCACGCCCAGCTTGCTCATCAGCTTGTAGCGGCGCTCCATCTCGGCCACACACCAGTTGAGCGCGTTGCCGGCCTGCTTCATGTCCGTCACCACCGGGCACAGCAGGTGGGGGATGCCTTCGTAGACGCTCATCTCGAGCATCTTCGGGTCGATCAGGATCAGGCGCACGTCGCGCGCCTCGGCCTTGTACAGCAGGCTGAGGATCATCGCGTTGATGCCCACCGACTTGCCCGAGCCGGTGGTGCCGGCCACCAGGCAGTGCGGCATCTTGGCCAGGTCGGCCACCACCGGCGCGCCGATGATGTCCTTGCCCAGGCCCATGGTCAGCTGCGAAGCGGCATCGGCATACACCTGCGAGCCCAGGATCTCGGCCAGCCGGATGGTCTGGCGCTTGGCGTTGGGCAGCTCCAGCGCCATGTAGTTCTTGCCCGGGATGGTCTCGACCACGCGGATGCTGACCAGGCTGAGCGAACGCGCCAGGTCCTTGGCCAGGTTGACCACCTGCGAGCCCTTGACGCCGGTGGCCGGCTCGATCTCGTAGCGGGTGATCACCGGGCCCGGCGAGGCTGCCACCACCCGCACCTCGACGCCGAAGTCCTTCAACTTCTTCTCGATCATGCGGCTGGTCATCTCCAGCGTCTCGGGCGTCACGGTTTCCATGCGGCCGGGCGCGGCGTCCAGCAGGTCGACCTGCGGCAGCTTGGTGTCGCTCAGCTCGCGGAACAGCGGCTTCTGCCGCTCCTTGGCCACGCGGGTGCTCTTGGGCACCTCCACCATCGTGGGCTCGATCAGGATGGGCGCGTGGTCTTCCACCACCTGGCGCTCGACCTCCACCGTCTCGTCGCGCTCACGCTGGGCCTGCTCGCCGATGCGCTGGTCTTCGGCGCGCTCGCGCCGCACCTGCTGGCGCACCCGCAGGCTTTCGATCAGGGTGCCCAGGCGCTCGGCCACGCGCAGCCACGAAAAGCGCATGGCCAGTGCCATGCCGCCCACCAGCGCCGCGATCCACAGCACACCGGAGCCGGCAAAGCCCAGCCACTTCATCGACAGGGGGCCCAGCAGGAAGCCGATCACGCCGCCCGCCGGGCCGGGCAGCGAATCCTCGAAGCGGTAGAGCCGCGTCCATTCCAGCGCGGTGCTGGCAGCCATCAGCAGCGCCAGGCCCACCCAGAAGCGGGCCCGGCCTTCGGGCGGATCGACCTGGCCGCGCAGACCGCGCAGCAGCGCCGCCAGCCAGGCGCGCGCGGCCACCAGCGGCAGCCACCACACCGAATGCCCGAACAGGTACAGCGCGCAGTCAGAAGCCCAGGCACCCAGCAGGCCCACCTTGTTGTTCAGCGGACCACCGGTGCCGGAGGTGGAAAAGCCCGGATCGGCCGGGTGGTGCGTGACCAGGGCCAGCACGCCCAGCAGCCACAGCACGCCACCGACGATGAGCATCAGCTGCAGGCGCAGGCGCAGGCTGACCTCGCGGTTGGCGACGGCCTCGCCGCCTGCAGCGGCGGCCTTGGAAGAAGAAGCGGAAGCGGCGGCCGCGCGGGCCGAGCCGCGGGTGGTTGCCGCACCGGGTTCGGTGCGCAGGGACCCTAACGGAAACGTCATGGGCCGGGATTGTGGCGCATCGCGCCGCGGCGCCAAGCGCCCGTGATCACTGCTGCTTGGCGGCTTCGCGGATGATGACCGAGCCGTTTTCCTGGGTCTCGATCACGCCGCGCTCCTCGAGATCCTTCATCACGCGGCTGACCATCTCGCGCGAGGCACCGACCACCTTGGCCATGTCCTGGCGAGACACCTTGTTGCGAATCAGTTGGACGCCGTTGACGTCTTCGGCCATCTCCAGCAGCGTGCGCGCCACACGGCCGTACACGTCCAGCAGCGCCAGCGACTCGATCTGCCGGTCGGCGCTTCGCAGGCGCTGCACCAGGCCGCGCATGATGGCGTAGGCCAGGCTGGAGTTTTCGGGCAGGCAGCGCGCGAATTCGGCCCGGCCCAGGATCAGCATGTCGGTCTGGATCTCGGCGCGCACCGTGGCCGAATGCGGCTCGTTGTCGATCAGGCTCATCTCACCCACGTAGTCGCCCGCCTCCAGCACCGCCAGGATCACCTCGCGGCCGCGCTGATCGGCCGTGAGCACGCGGGCGCGGCCGTTGAGCAGGATGAACAGCGCATTGCTCTTGCGGCCCTGTTCCACCACCAGTTCGCCGCGGCGGAAGCGGCGCTTGACCACACTGTCGGCAATGGCCTGGGCCTGCTCATTCGTCAGCAGCGAGAAGAGCGGCACACGGCGGATCAGATCTAAGTTCGAGAGCATGGACATGGGCGGACTCCTGCGTCGGTGGTTGTTACTTATCGGCGTGCGACGCTATGGGGTTGAGGGGCTGCCTACAATTTCACTATTGTGCCCATTGACAAGCTTGCGCAAGGGCACGCGCACCCCCATGACACACTGACGGCGGCGCCCTACAACGGCCCGCGCCCGTCCCGCGCTGACATCTGCGTTACCCGGAAAGCTCCATGACTGCCAACACGAACCACGCCCAGGTGCTGATCCTGGGTTCCGGCCCTGCCGGCTACACCGCCGCCATCTACGCCGCCCGCGCCAACCTCAAGCCCATGCTGATCACCGGCATGGCCCAGGGCGGCCAGCTGATGACCACCACCGAGGTGGACAACTGGCCCGCCGACGTGGCCGGCGTCATGGGCCCGGACCTGATGCAGCGCTTCCAGCAGCATGCCGAGCGCTTCAACACGCAGATCGTGTTCGACCACATCAACGAGGTGGAGCTCTCGCAGCGCCCGTTCACGCTCAAGGGTGACAACGGCACCTACACCTGCGACACGCTGATCATCGCCACCGGCGCCAGCGCCAAGTACCTGGGCCTGCCCAGCGAGCAGACCTTCATGGGCCGCGGCGTCAGCGGCTGCGCCACCTGCGACGGCTTCTTCTACCGCGGCCAGGAAGTGTGCGTGGTGGGCGGCGGCAACACCGCCGTGGAAGAGGCGCTGTACCTGTCCAACATCGCGACCAAGGTGCACCTGATCCACCGCCGCGACAAGTTCCGCGCCGAGGCCATCCTGGTGGACAAGCTGATGGAGAAGGTGGCGGCCGGCAAGATGGAGCTGCACCTGTTCCAGCAGCTGGACGAAGTGCTGGGCGACAACACCGGCGTGACCGGCGTGCGCCTGCGCAGCACCGAAGATGGCAGCACCCGCGACCTGCCGGTCAAGGGCTGCTTCATCGCCATCGGCCACCAGCCCAACACCGACATCTTCAAGGGCCAGATCGAGATGAAGGACGGCTACATCGTCACCCGCTCGGGCCTGGAAGGCTTTGCCACGATGACCACCGTGCCGGGTGTGTTCGCGGCCGGCGACGTGCAGGACCACATCTACCGCCAGGCCATCACCAGCGCGGGCACCGGCTGCATGGCTGCGCTGGACGCACAACGCTTCTTGGAGCAGTCCGCGTAAGCGTGCTATACTCGCGGTCTTTGCCGGATCCTCGGCTGAACCGCACATTTAACGGAGAAGCGTCGTCATGGCACGCGTCTGTCAAGTAACGGGCAAGGGCCCGATGACGGGAAACAATGTTTCCCACGCCAACAACAAGACCAAGCGTCGCTGGCTGCCGAACCTGCAGTACCGCCGCTTCTGGCTTGAAACCGAGAACCGTTGGGTGCGCCTGCGCATTTCCAACGCGGCTCTGCGGCTGATCGACAAGGTCGGTATCGACCAGGTCGTCGCCGACCTGCGCGCCAAGGGCGCCCTGTAAACCCCTAGGAGCAGCTGATGGCCACCAAAGGCGGACGCGAAAAGATCAAGCTGGAGTCGACTGCCGGCACCGGTCACTTCTACACCACGAACAAGAACAAGAAGACCACGCCCGAAAAGCTGGAATTCCTGAAGTTCGACCCCAAGGCACGCAAGCACGTGCTGTACAAGGAAACCAAGCTGAAGTGATCTTCAGCCCGGTTCCACCAGAAGGCCGCTCTTGAGCGGCCTTTGTTTTGGGCGCTTCTTCTTGCTGTTCGTCCGGGCACCTGACACCGCACCGTGATGCGCCGCCAAGACGTCCGACAGGCCTGCTCCGGGAAGCTGGCTGCGAAAGCGCAACGCCCTTCCGCAGGGCGCAAAAAAAGGGAGCCGCCGGCCCCCTTTGTCTTGAGCCCCTCGCGGGGCCGTCGATCCGTCAGGCGCGCGCAGCGCGCAGCTTGGTCGAGAACTCCTGCAGCGCGGTGATGCCGCTGTCCTCGGCGCGCTTGCACCAGGCCTGCAGTTCACCCACCAGCTGCTCGGCCGAGACGTTGGTGCGCGTCCAGATCTGGCGCAGCTCTTCGCGCATGGTCACCAGCTTGGTCAGCGACGGGCTTTGCGCCATCGCCCCAGCCACGTGCGCCTTCACGCCGTGCGGGATCTTGTCGTCGTCGCGGTGCAGCCAGCGCTTGGCCAGGCGCATCTCGGTCCAGCGCGCGGAGTTCTTGGCGCCCTGCTTCTTCAGGTGCTCCAGCTCCATTGCGCAGGCGCGGCGCAGCTCCTTGGCGTACGAGGCCATGACCTCGTAGCGGTTGGCGATCACCGCCTCCAGCGTCTTGTCGTCGGCCACCGGCTTGACCTGGCCCAGCTTGAGCTGCGGCGCGGTCTTGCGCACCTTGGCCCAGCCGATCATCTCCATCGCGCGGATGTAGCCCCAGCCGATGTCGAACTCGTACTTCTTGACCGAGAACTTGGCCGAGGTGGGGTAGGTGTGGTGGTTGTTGTGCAGCTCTTCACCGCCAATGATGATGCCCCAGGGCGACACATTGGTTGAAGCGTCCACCGCCTCGAAGTTGCGGTAGCCCCAGTAGTGGCCGATGCCGTTGATGATGCCGGCCGCGTTGATCGGGATCCACAGCATCTGCACCGCCCAGATCGTCAGGCCGATGGCGCCGAACAGGAACACGTTCAGCAGCAGCATCAGGCCCACGCCCTGCCAGGAGTAGCGGGTGTACAGGTTGCGCTCGATCCAATCATCGGGCGTGCCGCGACCGTACTTCTCGATGGTCTCGCCGTTCTTGGCTTCGGCGCGGTACAGCTCGGCACCCTCCAGCAGCACCTTCTTGATGCCGCGGGTTTGCGGGCTGTGCGGGTCTTCGTCCGTCTCGCACTTGGCGTGGTGCTTACGGTGGATGGCCACCCATTGCTTGGTGACCATGCCGGTGGTCAGCCACAGCCACAGACGGAAGAAGTGCTGCGGCACGGGGCCCAGGTCCAGCGCCCGGTGGGCCTGGCTGCGGTGCAGGAAGATCGTGACCGCTGCGATCGTGATGTGGGTCACCACCAGGGTGTAGACGAGCACCTGCCACCAGGAGGCGTCCAGCACACCGTGCGCCAGCCACTCGACGACTGCGCTCCACACCGTCATCAAACCATTCATTGAGAACCTTTCGGAGAACCTACCGATTGTAGGTGGTGCACCCCCGGGCGCACGCGTGGAACTACATAGCTAGCACGGTGCTTTTGGCGCCCACGCCACAGACGATCGCCGCAGATCGACCCAAGATTGCGGCAGATCAACGCGGCAGGTAGTGAGACTCCGAATCCTCAGCGTCGTTCCCAGACTGCGGCAAAAAATCCATCCGTGGCATGGCGGTGGGGCCACAGGCGCAGGTACGGGCCCGACACCAGGCTCTCCCAGCCTTCCACCTTGGCGGCCGACAGCAGATCGCCGACCGGCACCGGCGCCCATTCGCGCTCGAACTCGGCGCTGAAGGCGGCGGCGATGTCTTCGTTTTCCGAGGCCATCAGGCTGCAGGTGGCGTACACCAGCCGGCCGCCTTGCTTGAGCAGGCGGGCGGCGCCCCGTAGGATGGAGGCCTGCTGCGTGCGCAGGGCCGCCAGCGTAGCGGGCGACTGGCGCCACTTCAGGTCGGGGTTGCGGCGCAGCGTGCCCAGGCCCGAGCAGGGCGCATCCACCAGCACGCGGTCGATCTTGCCGGCCAGACGCTTGATGCGCTCGTCGCGCTCATGGGCGATCTGCGCTGGGTAGACGTTGGACAGGCCGCTGCGGGCCAGCCGGGGCTTGAGCGAATCCAGCCGGTGGCCGGACACGTCGAACGCATACAGGCGGCCGGTGTTGCGCATCGCCGCGCCCAGCGCCAGCGTCTTGCCGCCGGCGCCGGCACAGAAATCCACCACCATCTCGCCGCGCTTGGCGTCGGTGATCAGCGCCAGCAGCTGGCTGCCTTCGTCCTGCACTTCCACGCCGCCGCCGGTGAACACGTCCAGCTTGTTCAGCGCCGGCTTGCCTTCGATGCGCAGGCCCCAGGGCGAGTACGGTGTGTCGGTGGCCTCGATGCCGGCGTCGGCCAGGATCTGCTTCACCTCGGGCCGCTTGGCCTTGAGGGTGTTCACCCGCAGGTCCAGTGGCGCGGGCTGGTTCAGGCTCTCGGCCAGCGTCAGGAATTCATCGGCACCCAGCGACTGCTCCAGCGGCTGCCAGATCCAGTCGGGCGTGCTGTGGCGCAGCTTGCGCGGCAGGCTGCTGCGGTCCACCTTCTGCACGTCGGCCAGCCAGGCCTGCTCGTGCGGGTTGAGCGCGCCGCGCAGGAAGCCCTCGTTGCCCTGCCAGGCCAGCAGCACCAACCGTCGCTCCAGCGGGCCGCTGCCGCTTTGCGCCAGATGCTGGAACAGCAGGCGCTGGCGCACCACGGCATACACCGTCTCGGCCAGGGTGTGGCGCTCACGTGGGCCGAGCGTGCGGTGGCGGCGAAAAAACGACGACACCACGGCGTCGGCCGGGATCTCGAACTTCAGGACGTCACCGAGCAGCTCGGTCGTCATTTCCACAAGGGCATTAGGATGCATCCCCC encodes the following:
- the rpmB gene encoding 50S ribosomal protein L28 is translated as MARVCQVTGKGPMTGNNVSHANNKTKRRWLPNLQYRRFWLETENRWVRLRISNAALRLIDKVGIDQVVADLRAKGAL
- the lolA gene encoding outer membrane lipoprotein chaperone LolA, encoding MLRTLMAPVAALVLSVATTVAHADAVDTLREFVRDVKSGRAAFTQTVTSPDGAKKKTSSGRFEFSRPDRFRFAYAKPFEQLIVGDGKQVWLHDVDLNQVSVRPMSAALGATPAALLAGKSLDTDFDLSAQPSANGLDWALAQPKQKDGAFQSLRVGFRGKTLATVEIVDGFGQRSVLQFDGFETNVALPEDTFRFTAPKGAEVLRQP
- a CDS encoding Crp/Fnr family transcriptional regulator, with protein sequence MSMLSNLDLIRRVPLFSLLTNEQAQAIADSVVKRRFRRGELVVEQGRKSNALFILLNGRARVLTADQRGREVILAVLEAGDYVGEMSLIDNEPHSATVRAEIQTDMLILGRAEFARCLPENSSLAYAIMRGLVQRLRSADRQIESLALLDVYGRVARTLLEMAEDVNGVQLIRNKVSRQDMAKVVGASREMVSRVMKDLEERGVIETQENGSVIIREAAKQQ
- a CDS encoding RsmB/NOP family class I SAM-dependent RNA methyltransferase, which encodes MHPNALVEMTTELLGDVLKFEIPADAVVSSFFRRHRTLGPRERHTLAETVYAVVRQRLLFQHLAQSGSGPLERRLVLLAWQGNEGFLRGALNPHEQAWLADVQKVDRSSLPRKLRHSTPDWIWQPLEQSLGADEFLTLAESLNQPAPLDLRVNTLKAKRPEVKQILADAGIEATDTPYSPWGLRIEGKPALNKLDVFTGGGVEVQDEGSQLLALITDAKRGEMVVDFCAGAGGKTLALGAAMRNTGRLYAFDVSGHRLDSLKPRLARSGLSNVYPAQIAHERDERIKRLAGKIDRVLVDAPCSGLGTLRRNPDLKWRQSPATLAALRTQQASILRGAARLLKQGGRLVYATCSLMASENEDIAAAFSAEFEREWAPVPVGDLLSAAKVEGWESLVSGPYLRLWPHRHATDGFFAAVWERR
- a CDS encoding DNA translocase FtsK translates to MTFPLGSLRTEPGAATTRGSARAAAASASSSKAAAAGGEAVANREVSLRLRLQLMLIVGGVLWLLGVLALVTHHPADPGFSTSGTGGPLNNKVGLLGAWASDCALYLFGHSVWWLPLVAARAWLAALLRGLRGQVDPPEGRARFWVGLALLMAASTALEWTRLYRFEDSLPGPAGGVIGFLLGPLSMKWLGFAGSGVLWIAALVGGMALAMRFSWLRVAERLGTLIESLRVRQQVRRERAEDQRIGEQAQRERDETVEVERQVVEDHAPILIEPTMVEVPKSTRVAKERQKPLFRELSDTKLPQVDLLDAAPGRMETVTPETLEMTSRMIEKKLKDFGVEVRVVAASPGPVITRYEIEPATGVKGSQVVNLAKDLARSLSLVSIRVVETIPGKNYMALELPNAKRQTIRLAEILGSQVYADAASQLTMGLGKDIIGAPVVADLAKMPHCLVAGTTGSGKSVGINAMILSLLYKAEARDVRLILIDPKMLEMSVYEGIPHLLCPVVTDMKQAGNALNWCVAEMERRYKLMSKLGVRNMAGYNKKIDEATAAGEKIGNPFSLTPEEPEPLERLPYIVVVIDELADLMMVVGKKIEELIARLAQKARAAGIHLILATQRPSVDVITGLIKANIPTRLSFQVSSKIDSRTILDQMGAEALLGMGDMLYMPSGTGLPIRVHGAFVSDDEVHRVVEYLKSQGEPNYIEGLLEGGTLEGGEDGEPPAPGEANGEADPMYDQAVAIVLQHKRASISLVQRHLRIGYNRAARLLEQMEKSGLVSSMATNGNRDLLVPRREE
- the trxB gene encoding thioredoxin-disulfide reductase; the protein is MTANTNHAQVLILGSGPAGYTAAIYAARANLKPMLITGMAQGGQLMTTTEVDNWPADVAGVMGPDLMQRFQQHAERFNTQIVFDHINEVELSQRPFTLKGDNGTYTCDTLIIATGASAKYLGLPSEQTFMGRGVSGCATCDGFFYRGQEVCVVGGGNTAVEEALYLSNIATKVHLIHRRDKFRAEAILVDKLMEKVAAGKMELHLFQQLDEVLGDNTGVTGVRLRSTEDGSTRDLPVKGCFIAIGHQPNTDIFKGQIEMKDGYIVTRSGLEGFATMTTVPGVFAAGDVQDHIYRQAITSAGTGCMAALDAQRFLEQSA
- a CDS encoding DesA family fatty acid desaturase, whose protein sequence is MTVWSAVVEWLAHGVLDASWWQVLVYTLVVTHITIAAVTIFLHRSQAHRALDLGPVPQHFFRLWLWLTTGMVTKQWVAIHRKHHAKCETDEDPHSPQTRGIKKVLLEGAELYRAEAKNGETIEKYGRGTPDDWIERNLYTRYSWQGVGLMLLLNVFLFGAIGLTIWAVQMLWIPINAAGIINGIGHYWGYRNFEAVDASTNVSPWGIIIGGEELHNNHHTYPTSAKFSVKKYEFDIGWGYIRAMEMIGWAKVRKTAPQLKLGQVKPVADDKTLEAVIANRYEVMASYAKELRRACAMELEHLKKQGAKNSARWTEMRLAKRWLHRDDDKIPHGVKAHVAGAMAQSPSLTKLVTMREELRQIWTRTNVSAEQLVGELQAWCKRAEDSGITALQEFSTKLRAARA
- the rpmG gene encoding 50S ribosomal protein L33 → MATKGGREKIKLESTAGTGHFYTTNKNKKTTPEKLEFLKFDPKARKHVLYKETKLK